In a genomic window of Pseudomonas putida:
- a CDS encoding DUF2076 domain-containing protein, which translates to MNSEEQTLIDGLFSRLQQAETEAAPRDAQAEARIKEHLNRQPAAGYFMTQAILVQEAAIKRLDEQNKQLNQQIQQLQADLQQARAQTAAPAPSSGGFLSSIFGGSSRDSQPAPTQSAPVSSGGGWREPGRSSFGSQPPQQNYAAPPQQNYVPQQQAPSAGSSFLGGALKTAAGVAGGVMLAQGISSLFSHNQQPQEIVEVIKEEPAQVNDHGNNGWGDDQRMAGNDSWGNDQGGFADTDYNDDSSSFFGGDDDSFV; encoded by the coding sequence ATGAACAGCGAAGAACAAACCCTGATCGATGGACTGTTTTCCCGGTTGCAACAGGCCGAAACGGAGGCAGCCCCGCGCGACGCCCAGGCTGAGGCGCGGATCAAGGAACACCTGAACCGCCAGCCGGCGGCAGGTTATTTCATGACCCAGGCGATTCTGGTGCAAGAGGCGGCGATCAAGCGCCTCGATGAACAAAACAAGCAACTGAACCAGCAAATCCAGCAGTTGCAGGCCGACCTGCAACAGGCCCGGGCGCAGACAGCGGCACCGGCGCCGAGCAGCGGCGGTTTCCTGTCGAGTATTTTTGGCGGCAGTTCCCGCGATTCGCAGCCTGCGCCGACTCAGAGTGCGCCGGTTTCGAGCGGTGGCGGCTGGCGTGAGCCAGGGCGTTCCTCGTTCGGTTCGCAACCACCGCAGCAGAACTACGCTGCGCCACCGCAACAGAACTACGTACCGCAACAACAGGCTCCGTCGGCGGGCAGCAGTTTCCTCGGCGGCGCATTGAAAACCGCAGCCGGCGTGGCCGGTGGCGTGATGCTGGCGCAAGGCATCAGCAGCCTGTTCAGCCACAATCAGCAACCGCAGGAAATCGTCGAAGTCATCAAGGAAGAACCCGCCCAGGTGAACGACCACGGCAACAACGGCTGGGGCGACGACCAGCGCATGGCCGGTAACGATTCCTGGGGCAATGACCAGGGCGGCTTTGCCGACACCGACTACAACGA
- a CDS encoding YciC family protein gives MNPFDVLRDSLYFFKRNLGQIVQLCLPLVIIEALLQQVVDHSTEPDSFPGISVIVGLLVYPLYTAALILFLDARSRGESPSNRELLSRSAYLWPRFALLTALNTLLILLGLSLYFLPGIYLMVTLAFGEYLLVLRGLSPLAAMKESLRLTRGHFIRILVCILCVMGPLWLLKGATMAVYPEPQNPVFSLLIDSAHSFLQLFTSVVLFRLFMLIGEVPEKIDGPR, from the coding sequence ATGAACCCGTTCGACGTACTGCGTGACTCCCTGTATTTCTTCAAGCGCAATCTGGGCCAGATCGTGCAGCTGTGCCTGCCGCTGGTGATCATCGAAGCCCTGTTGCAACAAGTGGTCGACCACTCCACCGAGCCGGACAGTTTCCCCGGCATCAGTGTGATCGTCGGCCTGCTGGTGTATCCGCTGTACACCGCCGCGCTGATTCTGTTCCTCGACGCCCGCAGTCGTGGCGAATCGCCGAGCAACCGTGAGTTGCTGTCGCGATCGGCCTACCTGTGGCCGCGCTTCGCCCTGCTGACCGCCCTCAATACCCTGCTGATCCTGCTGGGCCTGTCCCTGTATTTCCTGCCGGGCATCTATCTGATGGTGACCCTGGCCTTCGGCGAATACCTGCTGGTGCTGCGCGGCCTGTCGCCACTGGCGGCGATGAAGGAAAGCCTGCGCCTGACCCGTGGGCACTTCATCCGCATCCTGGTGTGCATTTTGTGTGTGATGGGGCCGTTGTGGCTGCTCAAGGGCGCGACCATGGCGGTCTATCCCGAGCCGCAGAACCCGGTGTTCTCCCTGCTGATCGACAGCGCCCACAGCTTCCTGCAACTGTTCACCAGCGTGGTGCTGTTCCGCCTGTTCATGCTGATTGGCGAAGTACCGGAAAAAATCGACGGGCCACGCTGA